A genome region from Macaca nemestrina isolate mMacNem1 chromosome 15, mMacNem.hap1, whole genome shotgun sequence includes the following:
- the LOC105464501 gene encoding 3-mercaptopyruvate sulfurtransferase isoform X1: MAEPGSQESEILARSPSVATMAPPQLFRALVSAQWVVEALQTPRAGQPLQLLDASWYLPKLGRDARREFEERHIPGAAFFDIDQCSDRTSPYDHMLPSAQHFADYAGRLGVGATTHVVIYDASDQGLYSAPRVWWMFRAFGHRAVSLLDGGLRHWLRQNFPLSSGKSYPAPAEFRAQLDPAFIKTYEEIRENLESRRFQVVDSRAAGRFRGKEPEPRDGIEPGHIPGTVNIPFTDFLTQEGLEKSPEEIRHLFQEKKVDLSKPLVATCGSGVTACHVALGAYLCGKPDVPIYDGSWVEWYMRARPEDIISEGRGKSH, from the exons GCCCGTAGTCCGAGTGTCGCCACCATGGCTCCGCCACAGCTCTTCCGCGCGCTGGTGTCGGCGCAGTGGGTGGTGGAGGCGCTGCAGACCCCGCGCGCTGGGCAGCCCCTGCAGCTGCTGGACGCCTCCTGGTACCTGCCGAAGCTGGGGCGCGATGCGCGACGCGAGTTCGAGGAGCGCCACATCCCGGGCGCCGCCTTCTTCGACATCGACCAGTGCAGCGACCGCACCTCGCCCTACGACCACATGCTGCCCAGCGCCCAGCATTTCGCAGACTACGCGGGCCGCCTGGGCGTGGGCGCGACCACCCACGTCGTGATCTACGACGCCAGTGACCAGGGCCTCTACTCCGCCCCGCGAGTCTGGTGGATGTTCCGCGCCTTCGGCCACCGCGCGGTGTCACTGCTTGACGGCGGCCTCCGCCACTGGCTGCGCCAGAACTTCCCTCTCAGCTCCGGCAAGAGCTACCCTGCTCCCGCCGAGTTCCGCGCTCAGCTCGACCCCGCCTTCATCAAGACCTATGAGGAGATCAGGGAGAACCTGGAATCCCGGCGCTTCCAGGTGGTGGACTCCCGAGCCGCCGGCAGATTCCGCGGCAAAGAGCCCGAGCCCCGAGACG GCATTGAACCTGGCCACATCCCGGGTACCGTGAACATCCCCTTCACAGACTTCCTGACCCAGGAGGGGCTGGAGAAGAGCCCTGAGGAGATCCGCCATCTGTTCCAGGAGAAGAAGGTGGACCTGTCCAAGCCACTGGTGGCCACGTGTGGCTCTGGCGTCACGGCCTGCCACGTGGCACTAGGGGCATACCTCTGCGGCAAGCCCGACGTGCCCATCTATGATGGCTCCTGGGTGGAGTGGTACATGCGTGCCCGGCCCGAAGATATCATCTCAGAGGGCCGAGGGAAGAGCCACTGA
- the LOC105464501 gene encoding 3-mercaptopyruvate sulfurtransferase isoform X2: MAPPQLFRALVSAQWVVEALQTPRAGQPLQLLDASWYLPKLGRDARREFEERHIPGAAFFDIDQCSDRTSPYDHMLPSAQHFADYAGRLGVGATTHVVIYDASDQGLYSAPRVWWMFRAFGHRAVSLLDGGLRHWLRQNFPLSSGKSYPAPAEFRAQLDPAFIKTYEEIRENLESRRFQVVDSRAAGRFRGKEPEPRDGIEPGHIPGTVNIPFTDFLTQEGLEKSPEEIRHLFQEKKVDLSKPLVATCGSGVTACHVALGAYLCGKPDVPIYDGSWVEWYMRARPEDIISEGRGKSH; encoded by the exons ATGGCTCCGCCACAGCTCTTCCGCGCGCTGGTGTCGGCGCAGTGGGTGGTGGAGGCGCTGCAGACCCCGCGCGCTGGGCAGCCCCTGCAGCTGCTGGACGCCTCCTGGTACCTGCCGAAGCTGGGGCGCGATGCGCGACGCGAGTTCGAGGAGCGCCACATCCCGGGCGCCGCCTTCTTCGACATCGACCAGTGCAGCGACCGCACCTCGCCCTACGACCACATGCTGCCCAGCGCCCAGCATTTCGCAGACTACGCGGGCCGCCTGGGCGTGGGCGCGACCACCCACGTCGTGATCTACGACGCCAGTGACCAGGGCCTCTACTCCGCCCCGCGAGTCTGGTGGATGTTCCGCGCCTTCGGCCACCGCGCGGTGTCACTGCTTGACGGCGGCCTCCGCCACTGGCTGCGCCAGAACTTCCCTCTCAGCTCCGGCAAGAGCTACCCTGCTCCCGCCGAGTTCCGCGCTCAGCTCGACCCCGCCTTCATCAAGACCTATGAGGAGATCAGGGAGAACCTGGAATCCCGGCGCTTCCAGGTGGTGGACTCCCGAGCCGCCGGCAGATTCCGCGGCAAAGAGCCCGAGCCCCGAGACG GCATTGAACCTGGCCACATCCCGGGTACCGTGAACATCCCCTTCACAGACTTCCTGACCCAGGAGGGGCTGGAGAAGAGCCCTGAGGAGATCCGCCATCTGTTCCAGGAGAAGAAGGTGGACCTGTCCAAGCCACTGGTGGCCACGTGTGGCTCTGGCGTCACGGCCTGCCACGTGGCACTAGGGGCATACCTCTGCGGCAAGCCCGACGTGCCCATCTATGATGGCTCCTGGGTGGAGTGGTACATGCGTGCCCGGCCCGAAGATATCATCTCAGAGGGCCGAGGGAAGAGCCACTGA